A portion of the Aquila chrysaetos chrysaetos chromosome 4, bAquChr1.4, whole genome shotgun sequence genome contains these proteins:
- the ZADH2 gene encoding prostaglandin reductase 3 yields MSFSAKSGALLSSRAPRCWWRRQPQPSCAAAGPAWSYFGGSRPRAILDMSYSRHFLDFQGSSIPSSMKKLVVTKLSQNFREAVTLRQDSPVPLPGDGDLLVRNRFVGINASDINYSAGRYDASVKPPFDIGFEGVGDVVALGLSASADYTVGQAVAYVKAGSFAEYTVVPAKHAVPLPSVKPEFLTLMVSGATAYISLKELGELSEGKKVLVTAAAGGTGQFAVQLAKKAKCHVIGTCSSDEKGGFLKSIGCDRTINYKTENVESVLRKDYPEGVDVVYESVGGKMFDLALNSLATKGRLIVIGFIAGYQNPTGLQPIKAELLPAKLLKKSASVRGFFLNHYLSEYKMALKHLLKMYERGDLVCEVDFGDMSPEGKFTGLESVFRAVDYMYMGKNIGKIVVELPHSVNSKL; encoded by the exons ATGAGTTTTAGCGCGAAAAGCGGCGCTTTGCTGAGCTCCCGGGCACCGCGGTGCTGGTGGCGGCGGCAGCCACAGCCGTCCTGCGCCGCGGCGGGTCCCGCCTGGTCCTACTTCGGTGGCAGCCGGCCGCGGGCCATCCTGGACATGTCCTACTCGCGTCACTTTCTGGATTTCCAGGGCTCGTCCATCCCCAGCTCCATGAAGAAGCTGGTGGTGACTAAGCTGAGCCAAAACTTCAGGGAAGCGGTTACCCTGCGGCAGGACTCGCCGGTGCCACTCCCGGGAGACGGAGACCTCCTTGTCAGGAACAG atTTGTCGGCATTAATGCATCTGACATAAACTACTCAGCTGGTCGATATGACGCATCAGTTAAACCCCCATTTGACATAGGTTTTGAAGGTGTCGGTGATGTGGTAGCATTAGGACTCAGTGCTAGCGCTGATTATACGGTGGGTCAAGCTGTGGCCTACGTGAAGGCAGGTTCCTTTGCTGAATACACAGTTGTCCCTGCCAAACACGCAGTTCCTCTACCCTCTGTGAAACCCGAGTTTCTTACTTTAATGGTAAGTGGCGCTACCGCATACATCAGTTTGAAAGAGCTGGGAGAGCTGTCTGAAGGCAAGAAGGTTCTGGTGACAGCAGCGGCTGGAGGAACGGGCCAGTTTGCTGTGCAGCTTGCAAAGAAGGCAAAATGCCATGTAATTGGAACCTGCTCCAGCGATGAAAAGGGTGGTTTTCTGAAATCCATTGGCTGTGACCGTACGATCAactataaaactgaaaatgttgaatCTGTTCTTAGGAAGGACTACCCCGAAGGTGTGGATGTAGTGTACGAATCTGTTGGGGGAAAGATGTTTGACTTGGCTCTTAACTCCTTGGCTACCAAAGGGCGCCTGATAGTTATTGGGTTTATCGCTGGCTACCAAAACCCTACTGGCCTCCAGCCCATTAAAGCAGAGTTATTGCCAGCAAAACTATTGAAGAAGTCTGCCAGCGTCCGGGGTTTCTTCTTGAACCATTACCTTTCCGAATACAAAATGGCTCTGAAGCACTTGCTCAAGATGTATGAAAGAGGAGACCTGGTTTGCGAAGTGGACTTCGGAGACATGTCTCCGGAGGGCAAGTTCACTGGCTTGGAGTCTGTATTCCGTGCTGTAGATTACATGTACATGGGAAAAAACATTGGAAAAATTGTAGTTGAATTACCTCACTCTGTCAACAGTAAGCTGTAA